The following proteins are encoded in a genomic region of Triticum dicoccoides isolate Atlit2015 ecotype Zavitan chromosome 1B, WEW_v2.0, whole genome shotgun sequence:
- the LOC119349615 gene encoding sugar transporter ERD6-like 4 has translation MNGGGGDESGSDHEGSGTRKPLLLKNTGSWYRMVGSSSRQMVGASSMAVLRESHVSALLCTLIVALGPIQFGFTCGFSSPTQDAMIRDLGLSISQFSAFGSLSNVGAMVGAIASGQMAEHIGRKGSLMIAAIPNIIGWLAISFANDSSFLYMGRLLEGFGVGVISYTVPVYIAEISPQSTRGALGSVNQLSITLGIFLAYVLGMFVPWRLLAVLGTLPCTLLIPGLFFIPESPRWLAKMNLTDDFETSLQVLRGFETDITAEVNDIKRAVASANKKATVRFQELNQKKYRTPLLIGTGLLVLQNLCGINGILFYASRIFRAAGFTNSDLATCALGAIQVFATGVTTSLLDKAGRRMLLIISTAGTTLSLLAVSVAFFLKDNLPHDSHSDYILSMVSLVALVAYIITFSFGMGAIPWLIMSEILPVGIKSFAGSFATLANMLTSFGVTMTANLLLSWSAGGTFASYMVVSAFALVFVILWVPETKGRTLEEIQWSFR, from the exons ATGAACGGCGGCGGGGGCGATGAGAGCGGCAGCGACCATGAGGGGAGCGGGACGCGGAAGCCGCTGCTGCTCAAGAACACGGGGAGCTGGTACAGGATGGTGGGGTCGTCGTCGCGGCAGATGGTCGGCGCCTCGTCCATGGCCGTGCTGCGCGAGTCCCACGTCTCCGCGCTCCTCTGCACGCTCATCGTCGCCCTCGGCCCCATCCAGTTCGGCTTCACCTGCGGCTTCTCCTCGCCCACCCAGGACGCCATGATCCGCGACCTCGGCCTCTCCATCTCCCAG TTCTCGGCGTTCGGCTCGCTGTCCAACGTCGGCGCCATGGTGGGCGCCATCGCCAGCGGGCAGATGGCCGAGCACATTGGCCGCAAAGGG TCGTTGATGATCGCGGCGATTCCGAACATCATCGGTTGGCTCGCCATCTCCTTTGCCAAT GACTCGTCATTTCTCTATATGGGACGGTTGCTCGAAGGATTTGGTGTTGGTGTCATATCCTACACG GTGCCTGTATACATAGCAGAGATATCCCCTCAGAGCACAAGAGGAGCGCTTGGCTCCGTGAACCAG TTATCTATCACCCTTGGTATCTTCTTGGCCTATGTGCTAGGCATGTTTGTTCCTTGGAGGCTGCTTGCAGTACTAG GAACCTTGCCTTGTACACTGTTGATTCCTGGTCTATTCTTCATCCCGGAGTCTCCAAGATGGCTG GCAAAGATGAACTTGACGGATGATTTCGAGACTTCTCTGCAAGTTTTGAGGGGTTTCGAGACCGACATCACAGCCGAAGTGAACGATATAAAG AGAGCTGTAGCATCTGCAAACAAAAAGGCTACGGTCCGTTTTCAGGAGCTGAATCAAAAGAAGTATCGAACTCCCTTACTA ATAGGAACTGGCCTTCTAGTGCTTCAAAATCTATGTGGGATAAATGGCATATTGTTCTATGCAAGTAGAATATTCAGAGCTGCAG GGTTCACAAACAGTGACCTGGCCACATGTGCACTTGGAGCTATTCAG GTTTTCGCTACTGGAGTTACAACATCGCTACTAGATAAAGCTGGTCGACGGATGCTCCTTATT ATCTCCACTGCCGGGACGACTCTAAGCCTTCTTGCAGTTTCTGTTGCATTTTTCCTCAAG GACAATCTACCACATGACTCTCACTCGGACTACATCTTAAGCATGGTGTCCTTGGTGGCTCTTGTG GCTTATATCATCACCTTCTCCTTCGGCATGGGTGCCATTCCATGGCTCATAATGTCCGAG ATCCTTCCGGTGGGCATCAAGAGCTTCGCAGGGAGCTTCGCGACGCTGGCCAACATGCTCACTTCCTTCGGGGTGACAATGACGGCGAACCTGCTGCTGAGCTGGAGCGCTGGCG GGACTTTCGCGTCGTACATGGTCGTGAGCGCGTTCGCCCTCGTGTTCGTTATACTTTGGGTGCCGGAGACCAAGGGGAGGACCCTGGAGGAGATACAGTGGTCGTTCCGGTGA